A portion of the Cellulophaga algicola DSM 14237 genome contains these proteins:
- a CDS encoding LytR/AlgR family response regulator transcription factor, with product MKLKAILVEDEANSREILRNYLAKYCPNVTLVGEASTIKEGLDLIEKNQLDLVFLDVEMPFGNAFDLLEQVPERTFETVFVTAYNNYALDALNNHAAYYLMKPISIDELIKAVDYVMEIRQKENALEDKILKPKLNAVEGKITIPQQDGFQILNVSDIMYCKADDNYTEIYVKDKRIVVSKTLKYFEEALSDFSFARIHKSYVVNVNEIVKYVKGKGGSVVLSNGKELLVSASKKKDLLAYFE from the coding sequence ATGAAATTGAAAGCAATTCTGGTAGAAGATGAAGCCAATAGTAGAGAAATTTTACGTAATTATTTAGCTAAATATTGCCCAAATGTAACTCTTGTTGGAGAAGCGTCAACGATAAAAGAAGGTTTAGATTTAATCGAAAAAAACCAATTAGATCTGGTTTTTTTAGACGTAGAAATGCCCTTTGGTAATGCCTTTGATTTATTAGAGCAAGTGCCAGAGAGAACATTTGAAACTGTATTTGTTACGGCGTATAATAATTATGCTTTAGATGCGCTAAATAACCATGCGGCATATTATTTAATGAAGCCTATTAGTATCGATGAATTGATTAAAGCGGTAGATTATGTCATGGAAATCCGTCAAAAAGAAAATGCATTAGAAGATAAGATTTTAAAGCCAAAGTTGAATGCGGTGGAGGGCAAAATAACAATTCCGCAACAAGATGGTTTTCAAATTTTAAATGTCTCAGATATTATGTATTGCAAAGCAGATGATAATTATACGGAGATTTATGTAAAGGACAAAAGAATAGTCGTGAGTAAAACTTTAAAATATTTTGAAGAAGCACTGTCAGATTTCTCTTTTGCTAGAATTCATAAATCTTATGTGGTAAATGTAAATGAAATTGTAAAATATGTCAAAGGAAAAGGAGGTAGCGTTGTGCTTTCTAATGGTAAGGAGTTGTTAGTTTCGGCTTCTAAAAAGAAAGATTTATTAGCCTATTTTGAATAG